TAATTATTGCGCGTGACCAAATTGTAGTATCAGCGTAGCGTACAGTGAACCCATCCGTCAAGACAGAAGTCAATCTGGTTTCAGCTACTCTGTATACCTCAGCGCACCTGTACTACGCTGACTCATTCTTGCTAACCAACTTGCCTATCCTTACCTACAAGTTGTCCTGTAACATATTAATATGTAGGCTTCAGAAAGTGTAGAAGCCCTTATGCAAACTTACCCCCCATTATGAACAACTACTGTGCAGCCCAATTTTGCTTGTGTGAGACAACTTCGTGAATCAAGCAAAACGCCAGGAAATTTTTCTACGCCTGCAAGCAGCCAATCCGCACCCGACCACTGAGCTGGAATACCACTCGGCGTTTGAGCTCCTTGTGGCGGTGATCCTATCGGCACAAGCTACCGATGTCAGCGTAAATGCCGCCACCCGGCAATTATTCCCGGTAGCTAACACACCGCAGAACATTCTCGATCTGGGCGAAGAAAAATTGCGCGGCTATGTACAACGCATCGGCCTTTACAAAACCAAGGCAAAGCACATTATTCAAACCTGTCGACTATTATTAGAAAATAATAATGGCAACGTGCCGCAAACACGCGAGGCGCTGGAAGCTCTTCCGGGTGTAGGACGCAAGACCGCAAATGTAGTGCTCAATACTGCCTTCGGCCAACCCACCATCGCAGTAGATACACACATTTTCCGCGTATCCAACCGCACCGGCCTTGCCCCCGGCAAAACGACGCTGGAAGTAGAACAAAAACTGCTCAAGTTTGTACCGGACAAATTTAAACATGATGCACACCATTGGCTGATCCTGCATGGACGCTATATATGTCAAGCACGCAAGCCAAAATGTGGCATTTGTCGCATCGTAGATCTGTGTGAATACCGCCACAAGGAAATATAATGTTCAACCCCAGCAGAGATGAAGCACGAATGTTTCTCATCGATACCTGGCGCAAGCGTCGCGCAGGCGCGCTGCTCTCTCCACTGGAAGACCTCGCTGCACAGCTCATCGAAAAGCATCCTGAATATTACTCAATACTGGAAAATCCGGAACGCTATCAGGATAAAGACTACACACCAGAACAAGGCACAACGAACCCCTTTCTGCACCTGATGATGCACCTCACTATTGAGGAGCAGATTTCCATCGACCAACCGCATGGCATCCGCATGCACTTTCAGCGTCTTGTTGCACAACATCAATCAGAACACAACGCTCAACATCGCATGATGGAATGCCTGGGTGAAATGATCTGGCAGGCGCAGCGTAACAGCACAGCACCAGATGCAAACGTGTACTTGAATTGTCTGGAGAAACAATAGTGGCTAATCGTTTAAGCAAAATTGTCACCCGCACGGGGGATAAAGGAAGTACCGGACTAGCCGACGGCACGCGCGTGGAAAAATATTGTGCACGCATTCACGCCATCGGCAGCGTAGATGAACTTAACAGCCATCTCGGCGTACTGCTGGCTGAAACTATACCGGATGACGAGCGCAACTTACTGGTACATATACAGCATGACCTGTTCGATCTCGGCGGTGCGTTAGCATATCCTGCTGCGCAATTTACCGAAGACAAGCTCCTGCACATGGATGCCGCCATTGCTCACTACAATGCTGACCTGCCACCACTTAAGGAATTTATCCTTCCGGGTGGAACCCGTGCAGCGGCACAATGCCATGTAGCGCGTACCGTGGCACGTCGCGCTGAACGAGACTTTGCCGCACTCGCTCAGCTCGAAGCCGTACCACAATATGGCCTACCCTACTTGAACCGTCTTTCGGACTTATTGTTCATACTGTGTCGTGTACTCAATCACACAATGGGGCAAGAAGAAACGTTATGGCAAAGAACATTACTAAAGCGACTAGAGACCTAAACTTCAATCTTGGAGGAATCATTTGAACCAAACTGTCCGAGGGCATCGCTATCTTAAGCGACGCTGGATATTAGCCAAGTGATCTTTAATGAATTACCCCGCGGCAAGCCGCGGGGTATCAGAACAGCGCCAGTTGACGATCCTCGTGTATCTTTGTGTATACCTTACCTTGACCACTTACATACTTCATAATCATCTCTTCGTTACCATGCTTCCCAACGCTACTTGCAAAATACCCGCTTGTCCAAAACTCTCCACCCCACAATTGCTTCTTGACCTCTGGACATCTACGAAATATCTCTCGTCCCGTTATACTCTTAATTACTCTGACCACCTCTGACACTGACTTGGTGGGTACACTTTGCACCAAAAAATGAACATGCTCTTCATCCGCACCTATCTCTAAAAATTTGATCTCATACCTCTTCTCTATCTCAATACATACGTCTCTTAACCCATCCTCTACCTTTTTACTGAATACCATCCGACGATACTTCGCTGGACACACTATGTGCGTACAGCAATACCGTTACATTATGCTTCTTATGAATGTATTCACTCATCCATCCAGTTTAAGGCAAAGTCAAAGGCAAAGTCGCAGCAAGCCGCGAGGAATCATACCCAAGAGATTGAATCCGCCATCTTCATGACGAGTAAAAGGCTGATTGCGTGTCACTAGCCTACTTTCAGGAGTAGTCGGCAGCATCACCTCAGACGCATTCACTAAGAAATGAAGTACAAAATAATCGAGTGCGAGGCCGTAGACAAGTGCGTGCATCACCTTCACGCCAAACTTATATTCTATACGCCTCCACCGTAAAAAACTGTTAATCAGCCGTGGCGACGGCGAGCAAATCCAAGTCCCGCAAGTCCGAGTCCCAGCAACGCCAAGGTTGCAGGTTCAGGTACGGCTGCTACCGATTGAATATTGCCAGCTTGGTTAATGCTACCACTGCTTTCGAACCCAGTAGCCGGCAAGATCGGGGCAGTAAAGTTCGAACCAACGTCGACAATAGGTCCAACAACGGTGTTGTCCACTGGGTATGAGATAATGTCCGGGACCGGGAGTACTAAGGGGGGTACTGAGCTGAATGTTTCAGAGGTGTATTCCTCGCCAACAAAGATATTTTTTGAGAAACTCAAATTTCCATTAATCTTACTTTTTTGAACATTGGTTACCCCCGCTTTACCTAGGACTCCAAAGCTGGACAAAGCGGAACCCAACAGTGGCGCAGCCGATACCGAGAATGGGCAGAAAAATAAACTAATCACTACCCATTCCAAAGTCGACAATAACCTCAATGAGCTACCATTACGCGTACTTCTAGCATATTTAAATGGAATCTTCATGCTGACATCCTTGAAAGGTTAAATAAAATGCGATCAAGCTTGATATGACAATCGAGGAGATCTACAGTATATAAAAAGCATTATTCATGCCAATATATTTATTCATAATTAAACA
This genomic interval from Candidatus Nitrotoga sp. AM1P contains the following:
- the nth gene encoding endonuclease III — its product is MNQAKRQEIFLRLQAANPHPTTELEYHSAFELLVAVILSAQATDVSVNAATRQLFPVANTPQNILDLGEEKLRGYVQRIGLYKTKAKHIIQTCRLLLENNNGNVPQTREALEALPGVGRKTANVVLNTAFGQPTIAVDTHIFRVSNRTGLAPGKTTLEVEQKLLKFVPDKFKHDAHHWLILHGRYICQARKPKCGICRIVDLCEYRHKEI
- a CDS encoding DUF1841 family protein; amino-acid sequence: MFNPSRDEARMFLIDTWRKRRAGALLSPLEDLAAQLIEKHPEYYSILENPERYQDKDYTPEQGTTNPFLHLMMHLTIEEQISIDQPHGIRMHFQRLVAQHQSEHNAQHRMMECLGEMIWQAQRNSTAPDANVYLNCLEKQ
- a CDS encoding cob(I)yrinic acid a,c-diamide adenosyltransferase — translated: MANRLSKIVTRTGDKGSTGLADGTRVEKYCARIHAIGSVDELNSHLGVLLAETIPDDERNLLVHIQHDLFDLGGALAYPAAQFTEDKLLHMDAAIAHYNADLPPLKEFILPGGTRAAAQCHVARTVARRAERDFAALAQLEAVPQYGLPYLNRLSDLLFILCRVLNHTMGQEETLWQRTLLKRLET
- a CDS encoding PEP-CTERM sorting domain-containing protein, whose protein sequence is MKIPFKYARSTRNGSSLRLLSTLEWVVISLFFCPFSVSAAPLLGSALSSFGVLGKAGVTNVQKSKINGNLSFSKNIFVGEEYTSETFSSVPPLVLPVPDIISYPVDNTVVGPIVDVGSNFTAPILPATGFESSGSINQAGNIQSVAAVPEPATLALLGLGLAGLGFARRRHG